A section of the Ruania halotolerans genome encodes:
- a CDS encoding DUF488 domain-containing protein — translation MPVLTCGHGRLDGEQLGSLLADAGVECLIDVRRFPGSRRNAAAASGAIEALTTGLGISYRWDSRLGGRRRLSAADDAASPDSWWKVAAFRAYAGWTRSEECRAGLLDLVAAAQGNRTAIMCSEAVWWRCHRRLISDVLVLEHELPVQHLMHDGRLTEHRPSDGARVGSDGRVLWDAV, via the coding sequence GTGCCCGTGCTCACGTGTGGCCACGGGCGTCTCGACGGCGAGCAACTCGGATCGTTGCTGGCGGACGCGGGCGTGGAATGCCTCATCGATGTCCGGCGCTTCCCCGGGAGCCGCCGCAACGCCGCCGCTGCGAGTGGGGCCATTGAGGCTCTGACAACCGGGCTGGGGATCTCCTACCGTTGGGACTCGCGATTGGGCGGTCGCCGCCGACTCAGTGCCGCCGACGATGCCGCGTCACCGGACTCCTGGTGGAAGGTCGCCGCCTTCCGCGCGTATGCCGGTTGGACCCGCAGCGAGGAGTGTCGAGCCGGACTCCTCGATCTGGTGGCGGCAGCGCAGGGGAATCGCACGGCGATCATGTGCTCCGAGGCCGTCTGGTGGCGGTGTCACCGCCGGCTCATCAGCGACGTCCTGGTTCTGGAGCACGAGCTGCCGGTCCAGCACCTGATGCACGACGGCCGCCTGACGGAGCATCGCCCCAGCGACGGAGCTCGGGTCGGCTCCGACGGGCGCGTGTTGTGGGACGCGGTCTAG
- a CDS encoding MarC family protein, protein MSAVIDGTLFATTFLTLFVIMDPPGTVPVFLALTSTMTAKQRAKAALQAVSVAFSVIVVFMLFGQHLLNFLNISVPALQASGGLLLLLVALDLLTGKAEEPSPSGKVNVALVPLGTPLLAGPGAIVAAMLAVQSSSGSLPEWVAIVAAIVGVHLCLFVAMRFAGIIHRVLGEGGTILVTRIAGLLLAAIAVQLIADAVRAFILAG, encoded by the coding sequence GTGAGCGCAGTGATCGACGGCACCCTGTTCGCCACCACGTTCCTCACCCTGTTCGTGATCATGGACCCGCCCGGGACGGTGCCCGTATTCCTGGCGCTGACCTCCACGATGACCGCGAAGCAACGCGCGAAGGCCGCTCTGCAGGCCGTGAGTGTGGCCTTCAGCGTGATCGTGGTTTTCATGCTGTTCGGGCAGCACCTGCTGAACTTCCTGAACATCTCGGTGCCGGCGCTGCAGGCCTCTGGTGGGTTGCTCCTGCTCCTGGTGGCCCTGGACCTACTGACCGGAAAGGCAGAGGAACCCTCGCCGTCGGGCAAGGTGAACGTCGCCCTGGTCCCGCTCGGCACGCCACTACTCGCAGGCCCGGGTGCCATCGTGGCCGCCATGCTCGCGGTGCAGAGTTCGAGCGGGAGCCTGCCCGAGTGGGTGGCCATCGTGGCCGCGATCGTGGGTGTGCACCTGTGCCTGTTCGTGGCGATGCGGTTCGCCGGCATCATTCACCGGGTGCTCGGTGAAGGCGGCACGATCCTGGTCACCCGGATCGCGGGTCTGCTGCTCGCGGCCATTGCCGTGCAGCTGATCGCCGATGCGGTGCGTGCGTTCATCCTGGCCGGTTGA
- a CDS encoding PHP domain-containing protein translates to MRIDLHTHSRVSDGTSSPAELMHEAASAGVDVVALTDHDSTAGWTEASAAVGAAQVALVRGAEISCTAGGISVHLLSYLHDPEDGPLSAVLDASRASRDGRAQAMVARLAEDLDLTWADVQAQAGDGATIGRPHLADALVAKGYVADRAEAFASLLSPAGKYYVRYGAPAAVDAVRLVRAAGGVPVFAHPRASARGRIVEEPVIREMASAGLAGLEVDHRDHTEADREHLRVLAAELGLFVTGSSDYHGSGKPNRLGEHTSSAEVLQVIEAEGHLEVVYP, encoded by the coding sequence GTGCGCATCGACCTGCACACGCATTCTCGCGTGTCCGACGGAACCTCCTCACCCGCCGAGCTCATGCATGAGGCGGCGTCCGCCGGAGTGGACGTGGTGGCCCTCACCGACCATGACAGCACCGCCGGGTGGACCGAGGCGTCTGCCGCCGTCGGTGCCGCGCAGGTGGCACTCGTGCGTGGGGCCGAGATCTCCTGCACGGCCGGTGGCATCAGCGTGCACCTACTCAGCTATCTGCACGATCCTGAGGACGGCCCGCTGAGCGCGGTGCTGGATGCCTCGCGCGCTTCGCGGGACGGCCGCGCCCAGGCGATGGTGGCGCGTCTGGCCGAGGACCTCGATCTGACGTGGGCCGACGTGCAGGCGCAGGCCGGCGATGGCGCCACGATCGGGCGCCCGCATCTCGCCGACGCGCTGGTGGCCAAGGGGTACGTGGCGGACCGGGCCGAGGCGTTCGCTTCGCTGCTCTCCCCGGCGGGAAAGTACTACGTGCGGTACGGCGCCCCGGCAGCCGTGGACGCGGTGCGCCTCGTGCGCGCGGCCGGCGGTGTCCCGGTGTTTGCCCACCCGCGAGCCAGTGCGCGGGGCCGGATCGTGGAGGAGCCAGTGATCCGGGAGATGGCGAGCGCGGGCTTGGCCGGCCTGGAGGTCGACCATCGCGATCACACCGAGGCCGATCGCGAGCACCTGCGAGTACTGGCCGCCGAGTTGGGCCTGTTCGTCACCGGATCGAGCGACTATCACGGTTCGGGTAAACCGAACCGGCTCGGCGAGCACACGTCTTCGGCAGAGGTCCTGCAGGTGATCGAGGCCGAGGGGCATCTGGAGGTCGTCTACCCGTGA